A window from Lagopus muta isolate bLagMut1 chromosome 5, bLagMut1 primary, whole genome shotgun sequence encodes these proteins:
- the AFAP1L2 gene encoding actin filament-associated protein 1-like 2 isoform X2: MEKYKALEQLLTELEDFLRILDKENLSSTALVKKSFLSDLLRVYNKSSGTGGDEEYIYMNKVTVNRQQGDQEKQDKALDGKNSLTNGDLGLHSSPPQKSLPELPPPKEQTCSSACPAERSGVSALHALNILSRICTGPNQEPVEVIPETKQPLVPKIESPEGYYEEAEPYDVSMNGLFGRLAAAGPRPGLQVSEGVIYATITMDGEAVSSSYESYDEEESSKGKSATHQWPSTEATIELMKDARICAFLWRKKWLGQWAKQLCVIKDTRLLCYKSSKDHNPQLDVNLLGCTVIHKEKQVRKKEHKLKIIPMNADVIVLGLQSKDQAEQWLRVIQETSGLQCEGGSEGNQYIPESQRLNYPKVDLSERYSAASESGSSTDGHPETVETKDVKKKGTAGLKLSNLMNLGRKKSSSLDSPERSLETSSYLNVLVNSQWKSRWCQIKDGHLHFYQDKNRSKLAQQPLSLAGCEVIPEPSPDHLYSFRILHNGEERVVLEAKSSEEMGHWLGLLLSESGSKTDPEEFTYDYVDADRVSCIVSAAKNSFFLMQRKYSEPNAYIDNLPKGRVQQEELYDDVDLPDVPVEEVPKSESKLEGDQDRVYLDLTPVKSFLHCAGKKPCQPSSLSSPALERAGNKAAADSTAETAPADKDAEPCKKEETEQKHSEKPEPEEPPPQVPTVKIQTQQQNITFPQTAPEPPAGSVPVGSPQLMPAHRPKMPLPVAAVETKLGKNRTEAEVKRFTEEKERLEKEKDEIRAQLTQLRKERRELKEMLAGCTDKNLEQRLKEIDEECKRKESRRVDLELSLVEVKENLKKAESGPVTLGTTVDTTHLENTAPRTQTKPASPATSAESSPVNSATALKNRPLSVMVTGKGTVLQKAKEWEKKGAS, translated from the exons CTCTGGATGGGAAAAACTCCTTGACCAATGGAGACTTGGGACTGCATTCATCCCCTCCCCAGAAGAGCCTTCCAGAGCTGCCCCCTCCAAAG GAACAGACCTGCTCTTCTGCCTGTCCTGCTGAGAGGAGTGGGGTTTCAGCCCTGCATGCACTGAACATCCTATCCAGGATTTGCACAGGTCCCAATCAGGAGCCAGTTGAAGTG ATTCCCGAAACAAAGCAGCCTTTGGTTCCCAAGATCGAGTCCCCAGAGGGATATTACGAAGAGGCTGAGCCATACGATGTCTCTATGAATG GTCTTTTTGGTAGGCTTGCTGCGGCTGGACCCAGGCCAGGGTTGCAGGTTTCTGAGGGCGTTATTTACGCCACGATAACAATGG ATGGTGAAGCTGTTAGCAGCTCCTATGAATCTTATGATGAAGAAGAGAGCAGCAAAGGCAAGTCAGCAACCCATCAGTGGCCATCCACAGAAGCCACCATTGAGCTGATGAAGGATGCCCGCATCTGTGCATTCCTGTGGAGAAAGAAGTGGCTGGGACAGTGGGCAAAACAGCTGTGTGTCATCAAGGACACCAGGTTGCTG TGCTACAAGAGCTCCAAAGACCACAACCCTCAACTGGACGTGAATTTGCTGGGCTGCACTGTCATTCACAAGGAAAAGCAAGTGAGGAAGAAAGAACACAAGCTGAAGATCATCCCCATGAACGCCGATGTCAtcgtgctggggctgcagagtAAAGATCAGGCAGAGCAGTGGCTCAGG GTAATCCAGGAGACCAGTGGTCTGCAGTGTGAAGGAGGCAGTGAAGGCAACCAGTACATCCCAGAGTCACAGCGTCTCAATTACCCAAAG GTGGACCTCTCCGAGAGGTATTCTGCAGCCTCAGAGagcggcagcagcacagatgggCACCCTGAGACAGTCGAGACAAAGGATG TTAAAAAGAAGGGCACAGCTGGCCTAAAACTAAGCAACCTCATGAACCTCGGGAGGAAGAAATCCAGCTCTCTGGATAGCCCGGAGAGATCCCTGGAGACTTCAA GTTACCTGAATGTGCTAGTGAACAGCCAGTGGAAATCCCGTTGGTGTCAGATAAAAGATGGTCACCTCCATTTCTACCAGGACAAGAACCGAAGCAAACTGGCTCAGCAGCCCCTAAGTTTGGCAGGTTGTGAAGTTATCCCAGAGCCAAGCCCTGATCATCTCTATTCCTTCCGCATCTTGCACAATGGGGAAGAACGGGTCGTTCTGGAG GCAAAGTCCTCGGAGGAGATGGGACACTGGCTGGGGCTCCTCTTGTCTGAGTCAGGCTCAAAAACAGACCCAGAGGAATTTACCTATGATTATGTGGACGCTGACAGAGTCTCCTGCATCGTGAGCGCTGCAAAGAACTCTTTCTT CCTAATGCAGAGGAAATACTCCGAGCCCAATGCCTACATCGACAACCTGCCCAAGGGGAGGGTACAACAGGAAGAGCTCTATGATGACGTGGATCTGCCAGATGTGCCAGTG GAGGAAGTACCCAAGAGTGAGAGCAAGTTGGAAGGGGACCAAGATAGGGTGTACCTGGATCTCACCCCAGTGAAGTCattcctgcactgtgctggcaaGAAGCCATGTCAGCCTTCATCCCTGAGCTCACCAGCTCTAGAAAGGGCTGGCAATAAGGCTgcagcagacagcactgctgagacAGCCCCAGCGGATAAGGATGCCGAGCCCTGCAAAAAGGAGGAGACAGAGCAG AAACACTCAGAAAAGCCGGAACCTGAAGAGCCACCACCACAGGTGCCCACTGTGAAAATccagacacagcagcagaacatcacCTTCCCACAGACCGCCCCTGAGCCACCAGCAGGCTCTGTACCAGTGGGCAGCCCACAGCTGATGCCCGCACACCGACCCAAGATGCCACTGCCTG TGGCAGCGGTGGAAACCAAGCTGGGCAAGAACAGGACAGAGGCAGAGGTGAAGCGGTTTACGGAGGAAAAGGAGCggctggagaaggagaaggatgAAATCCGGGCTCAGCTCACCCAGCTGCGCAAGGAGAGGCGGGAGTTGAAGGAGATGCTTGCAGGATGTACAG ACAAGAACctggagcagaggctgaaggagATAGATGAAGAgtgcaagaggaaagaaagccGAAGGGTAGACCTGGAGCTGAGCCTGGTAGAGGTGAAGGAGAACCTGAAGAAGGCAGAGTCTGGTCCTGTGACGTTGGGCACCACTGTGGACACCACGCACTTGGAGAATACAGCTCCCCGG ACTCAAACAAAACCTGCCAGTCCAGCAACTAGCGCAGAGAGCTCACCAGTCAACTCAGCAACGGCTCTGAAAAACAGGCCTTTGTCTGTCATGGTGACGGGGAAGGGGACAGTCCTACAGAAAGCTAAG gaatgggagaaaaaaggCGCAAGTTAG
- the AFAP1L2 gene encoding actin filament-associated protein 1-like 2 isoform X1 produces the protein MEKYKALEQLLTELEDFLRILDKENLSSTALVKKSFLSDLLRVYNKSSGTGGDEEYIYMNKVTVNRQQGDQEKQDKALDGKNSLTNGDLGLHSSPPQKSLPELPPPKEQTCSSACPAERSGVSALHALNILSRICTGPNQEPVEVIPETKQPLVPKIESPEGYYEEAEPYDVSMNGLFGRLAAAGPRPGLQVSEGVIYATITMEDGEAVSSSYESYDEEESSKGKSATHQWPSTEATIELMKDARICAFLWRKKWLGQWAKQLCVIKDTRLLCYKSSKDHNPQLDVNLLGCTVIHKEKQVRKKEHKLKIIPMNADVIVLGLQSKDQAEQWLRVIQETSGLQCEGGSEGNQYIPESQRLNYPKVDLSERYSAASESGSSTDGHPETVETKDVKKKGTAGLKLSNLMNLGRKKSSSLDSPERSLETSSYLNVLVNSQWKSRWCQIKDGHLHFYQDKNRSKLAQQPLSLAGCEVIPEPSPDHLYSFRILHNGEERVVLEAKSSEEMGHWLGLLLSESGSKTDPEEFTYDYVDADRVSCIVSAAKNSFFLMQRKYSEPNAYIDNLPKGRVQQEELYDDVDLPDVPVEEVPKSESKLEGDQDRVYLDLTPVKSFLHCAGKKPCQPSSLSSPALERAGNKAAADSTAETAPADKDAEPCKKEETEQKHSEKPEPEEPPPQVPTVKIQTQQQNITFPQTAPEPPAGSVPVGSPQLMPAHRPKMPLPVAAVETKLGKNRTEAEVKRFTEEKERLEKEKDEIRAQLTQLRKERRELKEMLAGCTDKNLEQRLKEIDEECKRKESRRVDLELSLVEVKENLKKAESGPVTLGTTVDTTHLENTAPRTQTKPASPATSAESSPVNSATALKNRPLSVMVTGKGTVLQKAKEWEKKGAS, from the exons CTCTGGATGGGAAAAACTCCTTGACCAATGGAGACTTGGGACTGCATTCATCCCCTCCCCAGAAGAGCCTTCCAGAGCTGCCCCCTCCAAAG GAACAGACCTGCTCTTCTGCCTGTCCTGCTGAGAGGAGTGGGGTTTCAGCCCTGCATGCACTGAACATCCTATCCAGGATTTGCACAGGTCCCAATCAGGAGCCAGTTGAAGTG ATTCCCGAAACAAAGCAGCCTTTGGTTCCCAAGATCGAGTCCCCAGAGGGATATTACGAAGAGGCTGAGCCATACGATGTCTCTATGAATG GTCTTTTTGGTAGGCTTGCTGCGGCTGGACCCAGGCCAGGGTTGCAGGTTTCTGAGGGCGTTATTTACGCCACGATAACAATGG AAGATGGTGAAGCTGTTAGCAGCTCCTATGAATCTTATGATGAAGAAGAGAGCAGCAAAGGCAAGTCAGCAACCCATCAGTGGCCATCCACAGAAGCCACCATTGAGCTGATGAAGGATGCCCGCATCTGTGCATTCCTGTGGAGAAAGAAGTGGCTGGGACAGTGGGCAAAACAGCTGTGTGTCATCAAGGACACCAGGTTGCTG TGCTACAAGAGCTCCAAAGACCACAACCCTCAACTGGACGTGAATTTGCTGGGCTGCACTGTCATTCACAAGGAAAAGCAAGTGAGGAAGAAAGAACACAAGCTGAAGATCATCCCCATGAACGCCGATGTCAtcgtgctggggctgcagagtAAAGATCAGGCAGAGCAGTGGCTCAGG GTAATCCAGGAGACCAGTGGTCTGCAGTGTGAAGGAGGCAGTGAAGGCAACCAGTACATCCCAGAGTCACAGCGTCTCAATTACCCAAAG GTGGACCTCTCCGAGAGGTATTCTGCAGCCTCAGAGagcggcagcagcacagatgggCACCCTGAGACAGTCGAGACAAAGGATG TTAAAAAGAAGGGCACAGCTGGCCTAAAACTAAGCAACCTCATGAACCTCGGGAGGAAGAAATCCAGCTCTCTGGATAGCCCGGAGAGATCCCTGGAGACTTCAA GTTACCTGAATGTGCTAGTGAACAGCCAGTGGAAATCCCGTTGGTGTCAGATAAAAGATGGTCACCTCCATTTCTACCAGGACAAGAACCGAAGCAAACTGGCTCAGCAGCCCCTAAGTTTGGCAGGTTGTGAAGTTATCCCAGAGCCAAGCCCTGATCATCTCTATTCCTTCCGCATCTTGCACAATGGGGAAGAACGGGTCGTTCTGGAG GCAAAGTCCTCGGAGGAGATGGGACACTGGCTGGGGCTCCTCTTGTCTGAGTCAGGCTCAAAAACAGACCCAGAGGAATTTACCTATGATTATGTGGACGCTGACAGAGTCTCCTGCATCGTGAGCGCTGCAAAGAACTCTTTCTT CCTAATGCAGAGGAAATACTCCGAGCCCAATGCCTACATCGACAACCTGCCCAAGGGGAGGGTACAACAGGAAGAGCTCTATGATGACGTGGATCTGCCAGATGTGCCAGTG GAGGAAGTACCCAAGAGTGAGAGCAAGTTGGAAGGGGACCAAGATAGGGTGTACCTGGATCTCACCCCAGTGAAGTCattcctgcactgtgctggcaaGAAGCCATGTCAGCCTTCATCCCTGAGCTCACCAGCTCTAGAAAGGGCTGGCAATAAGGCTgcagcagacagcactgctgagacAGCCCCAGCGGATAAGGATGCCGAGCCCTGCAAAAAGGAGGAGACAGAGCAG AAACACTCAGAAAAGCCGGAACCTGAAGAGCCACCACCACAGGTGCCCACTGTGAAAATccagacacagcagcagaacatcacCTTCCCACAGACCGCCCCTGAGCCACCAGCAGGCTCTGTACCAGTGGGCAGCCCACAGCTGATGCCCGCACACCGACCCAAGATGCCACTGCCTG TGGCAGCGGTGGAAACCAAGCTGGGCAAGAACAGGACAGAGGCAGAGGTGAAGCGGTTTACGGAGGAAAAGGAGCggctggagaaggagaaggatgAAATCCGGGCTCAGCTCACCCAGCTGCGCAAGGAGAGGCGGGAGTTGAAGGAGATGCTTGCAGGATGTACAG ACAAGAACctggagcagaggctgaaggagATAGATGAAGAgtgcaagaggaaagaaagccGAAGGGTAGACCTGGAGCTGAGCCTGGTAGAGGTGAAGGAGAACCTGAAGAAGGCAGAGTCTGGTCCTGTGACGTTGGGCACCACTGTGGACACCACGCACTTGGAGAATACAGCTCCCCGG ACTCAAACAAAACCTGCCAGTCCAGCAACTAGCGCAGAGAGCTCACCAGTCAACTCAGCAACGGCTCTGAAAAACAGGCCTTTGTCTGTCATGGTGACGGGGAAGGGGACAGTCCTACAGAAAGCTAAG gaatgggagaaaaaaggCGCAAGTTAG
- the AFAP1L2 gene encoding actin filament-associated protein 1-like 2 isoform X4, whose protein sequence is MEKYKALEQLLTELEDFLRILDKENLSSTALVKKSFLSDLLRVYNKSSGTGGDEEYIYMNKVTVNRQQGDQEKQDKALDGKNSLTNGDLGLHSSPPQKSLPELPPPKEQTCSSACPAERSGVSALHALNILSRICTGPNQEPVEVIPETKQPLVPKIESPEGYYEEAEPYDVSMNEDGEAVSSSYESYDEEESSKGKSATHQWPSTEATIELMKDARICAFLWRKKWLGQWAKQLCVIKDTRLLCYKSSKDHNPQLDVNLLGCTVIHKEKQVRKKEHKLKIIPMNADVIVLGLQSKDQAEQWLRVIQETSGLQCEGGSEGNQYIPESQRLNYPKVDLSERYSAASESGSSTDGHPETVETKDVKKKGTAGLKLSNLMNLGRKKSSSLDSPERSLETSSYLNVLVNSQWKSRWCQIKDGHLHFYQDKNRSKLAQQPLSLAGCEVIPEPSPDHLYSFRILHNGEERVVLEAKSSEEMGHWLGLLLSESGSKTDPEEFTYDYVDADRVSCIVSAAKNSFFLMQRKYSEPNAYIDNLPKGRVQQEELYDDVDLPDVPVEEVPKSESKLEGDQDRVYLDLTPVKSFLHCAGKKPCQPSSLSSPALERAGNKAAADSTAETAPADKDAEPCKKEETEQKHSEKPEPEEPPPQVPTVKIQTQQQNITFPQTAPEPPAGSVPVGSPQLMPAHRPKMPLPVAAVETKLGKNRTEAEVKRFTEEKERLEKEKDEIRAQLTQLRKERRELKEMLAGCTDKNLEQRLKEIDEECKRKESRRVDLELSLVEVKENLKKAESGPVTLGTTVDTTHLENTAPRTQTKPASPATSAESSPVNSATALKNRPLSVMVTGKGTVLQKAKEWEKKGAS, encoded by the exons CTCTGGATGGGAAAAACTCCTTGACCAATGGAGACTTGGGACTGCATTCATCCCCTCCCCAGAAGAGCCTTCCAGAGCTGCCCCCTCCAAAG GAACAGACCTGCTCTTCTGCCTGTCCTGCTGAGAGGAGTGGGGTTTCAGCCCTGCATGCACTGAACATCCTATCCAGGATTTGCACAGGTCCCAATCAGGAGCCAGTTGAAGTG ATTCCCGAAACAAAGCAGCCTTTGGTTCCCAAGATCGAGTCCCCAGAGGGATATTACGAAGAGGCTGAGCCATACGATGTCTCTATGAATG AAGATGGTGAAGCTGTTAGCAGCTCCTATGAATCTTATGATGAAGAAGAGAGCAGCAAAGGCAAGTCAGCAACCCATCAGTGGCCATCCACAGAAGCCACCATTGAGCTGATGAAGGATGCCCGCATCTGTGCATTCCTGTGGAGAAAGAAGTGGCTGGGACAGTGGGCAAAACAGCTGTGTGTCATCAAGGACACCAGGTTGCTG TGCTACAAGAGCTCCAAAGACCACAACCCTCAACTGGACGTGAATTTGCTGGGCTGCACTGTCATTCACAAGGAAAAGCAAGTGAGGAAGAAAGAACACAAGCTGAAGATCATCCCCATGAACGCCGATGTCAtcgtgctggggctgcagagtAAAGATCAGGCAGAGCAGTGGCTCAGG GTAATCCAGGAGACCAGTGGTCTGCAGTGTGAAGGAGGCAGTGAAGGCAACCAGTACATCCCAGAGTCACAGCGTCTCAATTACCCAAAG GTGGACCTCTCCGAGAGGTATTCTGCAGCCTCAGAGagcggcagcagcacagatgggCACCCTGAGACAGTCGAGACAAAGGATG TTAAAAAGAAGGGCACAGCTGGCCTAAAACTAAGCAACCTCATGAACCTCGGGAGGAAGAAATCCAGCTCTCTGGATAGCCCGGAGAGATCCCTGGAGACTTCAA GTTACCTGAATGTGCTAGTGAACAGCCAGTGGAAATCCCGTTGGTGTCAGATAAAAGATGGTCACCTCCATTTCTACCAGGACAAGAACCGAAGCAAACTGGCTCAGCAGCCCCTAAGTTTGGCAGGTTGTGAAGTTATCCCAGAGCCAAGCCCTGATCATCTCTATTCCTTCCGCATCTTGCACAATGGGGAAGAACGGGTCGTTCTGGAG GCAAAGTCCTCGGAGGAGATGGGACACTGGCTGGGGCTCCTCTTGTCTGAGTCAGGCTCAAAAACAGACCCAGAGGAATTTACCTATGATTATGTGGACGCTGACAGAGTCTCCTGCATCGTGAGCGCTGCAAAGAACTCTTTCTT CCTAATGCAGAGGAAATACTCCGAGCCCAATGCCTACATCGACAACCTGCCCAAGGGGAGGGTACAACAGGAAGAGCTCTATGATGACGTGGATCTGCCAGATGTGCCAGTG GAGGAAGTACCCAAGAGTGAGAGCAAGTTGGAAGGGGACCAAGATAGGGTGTACCTGGATCTCACCCCAGTGAAGTCattcctgcactgtgctggcaaGAAGCCATGTCAGCCTTCATCCCTGAGCTCACCAGCTCTAGAAAGGGCTGGCAATAAGGCTgcagcagacagcactgctgagacAGCCCCAGCGGATAAGGATGCCGAGCCCTGCAAAAAGGAGGAGACAGAGCAG AAACACTCAGAAAAGCCGGAACCTGAAGAGCCACCACCACAGGTGCCCACTGTGAAAATccagacacagcagcagaacatcacCTTCCCACAGACCGCCCCTGAGCCACCAGCAGGCTCTGTACCAGTGGGCAGCCCACAGCTGATGCCCGCACACCGACCCAAGATGCCACTGCCTG TGGCAGCGGTGGAAACCAAGCTGGGCAAGAACAGGACAGAGGCAGAGGTGAAGCGGTTTACGGAGGAAAAGGAGCggctggagaaggagaaggatgAAATCCGGGCTCAGCTCACCCAGCTGCGCAAGGAGAGGCGGGAGTTGAAGGAGATGCTTGCAGGATGTACAG ACAAGAACctggagcagaggctgaaggagATAGATGAAGAgtgcaagaggaaagaaagccGAAGGGTAGACCTGGAGCTGAGCCTGGTAGAGGTGAAGGAGAACCTGAAGAAGGCAGAGTCTGGTCCTGTGACGTTGGGCACCACTGTGGACACCACGCACTTGGAGAATACAGCTCCCCGG ACTCAAACAAAACCTGCCAGTCCAGCAACTAGCGCAGAGAGCTCACCAGTCAACTCAGCAACGGCTCTGAAAAACAGGCCTTTGTCTGTCATGGTGACGGGGAAGGGGACAGTCCTACAGAAAGCTAAG gaatgggagaaaaaaggCGCAAGTTAG
- the AFAP1L2 gene encoding actin filament-associated protein 1-like 2 isoform X9: MEKYKALEQLLTELEDFLRILDKENLSSTALVKKSFLSDLLRVYNKSSGGDEEYIYMNKVTVNRQQGDQEKQDKALDGKNSLTNGDLGLHSSPPQKSLPELPPPKEQTCSSACPAERSGVSALHALNILSRICTGPNQEPVEVIPETKQPLVPKIESPEGYYEEAEPYDVSMNEDGEAVSSSYESYDEEESSKGKSATHQWPSTEATIELMKDARICAFLWRKKWLGQWAKQLCVIKDTRLLCYKSSKDHNPQLDVNLLGCTVIHKEKQVRKKEHKLKIIPMNADVIVLGLQSKDQAEQWLRVIQETSGLQCEGGSEGNQYIPESQRLNYPKVDLSERYSAASESGSSTDGHPETVETKDVKKKGTAGLKLSNLMNLGRKKSSSLDSPERSLETSSYLNVLVNSQWKSRWCQIKDGHLHFYQDKNRSKLAQQPLSLAGCEVIPEPSPDHLYSFRILHNGEERVVLEAKSSEEMGHWLGLLLSESGSKTDPEEFTYDYVDADRVSCIVSAAKNSFFLMQRKYSEPNAYIDNLPKGRVQQEELYDDVDLPDVPVEEVPKSESKLEGDQDRVYLDLTPVKSFLHCAGKKPCQPSSLSSPALERAGNKAAADSTAETAPADKDAEPCKKEETEQKHSEKPEPEEPPPQVPTVKIQTQQQNITFPQTAPEPPAGSVPVGSPQLMPAHRPKMPLPVAAVETKLGKNRTEAEVKRFTEEKERLEKEKDEIRAQLTQLRKERRELKEMLAGCTDKNLEQRLKEIDEECKRKESRRVDLELSLVEVKENLKKAESGPVTLGTTVDTTHLENTAPRTQTKPASPATSAESSPVNSATALKNRPLSVMVTGKGTVLQKAKEWEKKGAS; this comes from the exons CTCTGGATGGGAAAAACTCCTTGACCAATGGAGACTTGGGACTGCATTCATCCCCTCCCCAGAAGAGCCTTCCAGAGCTGCCCCCTCCAAAG GAACAGACCTGCTCTTCTGCCTGTCCTGCTGAGAGGAGTGGGGTTTCAGCCCTGCATGCACTGAACATCCTATCCAGGATTTGCACAGGTCCCAATCAGGAGCCAGTTGAAGTG ATTCCCGAAACAAAGCAGCCTTTGGTTCCCAAGATCGAGTCCCCAGAGGGATATTACGAAGAGGCTGAGCCATACGATGTCTCTATGAATG AAGATGGTGAAGCTGTTAGCAGCTCCTATGAATCTTATGATGAAGAAGAGAGCAGCAAAGGCAAGTCAGCAACCCATCAGTGGCCATCCACAGAAGCCACCATTGAGCTGATGAAGGATGCCCGCATCTGTGCATTCCTGTGGAGAAAGAAGTGGCTGGGACAGTGGGCAAAACAGCTGTGTGTCATCAAGGACACCAGGTTGCTG TGCTACAAGAGCTCCAAAGACCACAACCCTCAACTGGACGTGAATTTGCTGGGCTGCACTGTCATTCACAAGGAAAAGCAAGTGAGGAAGAAAGAACACAAGCTGAAGATCATCCCCATGAACGCCGATGTCAtcgtgctggggctgcagagtAAAGATCAGGCAGAGCAGTGGCTCAGG GTAATCCAGGAGACCAGTGGTCTGCAGTGTGAAGGAGGCAGTGAAGGCAACCAGTACATCCCAGAGTCACAGCGTCTCAATTACCCAAAG GTGGACCTCTCCGAGAGGTATTCTGCAGCCTCAGAGagcggcagcagcacagatgggCACCCTGAGACAGTCGAGACAAAGGATG TTAAAAAGAAGGGCACAGCTGGCCTAAAACTAAGCAACCTCATGAACCTCGGGAGGAAGAAATCCAGCTCTCTGGATAGCCCGGAGAGATCCCTGGAGACTTCAA GTTACCTGAATGTGCTAGTGAACAGCCAGTGGAAATCCCGTTGGTGTCAGATAAAAGATGGTCACCTCCATTTCTACCAGGACAAGAACCGAAGCAAACTGGCTCAGCAGCCCCTAAGTTTGGCAGGTTGTGAAGTTATCCCAGAGCCAAGCCCTGATCATCTCTATTCCTTCCGCATCTTGCACAATGGGGAAGAACGGGTCGTTCTGGAG GCAAAGTCCTCGGAGGAGATGGGACACTGGCTGGGGCTCCTCTTGTCTGAGTCAGGCTCAAAAACAGACCCAGAGGAATTTACCTATGATTATGTGGACGCTGACAGAGTCTCCTGCATCGTGAGCGCTGCAAAGAACTCTTTCTT CCTAATGCAGAGGAAATACTCCGAGCCCAATGCCTACATCGACAACCTGCCCAAGGGGAGGGTACAACAGGAAGAGCTCTATGATGACGTGGATCTGCCAGATGTGCCAGTG GAGGAAGTACCCAAGAGTGAGAGCAAGTTGGAAGGGGACCAAGATAGGGTGTACCTGGATCTCACCCCAGTGAAGTCattcctgcactgtgctggcaaGAAGCCATGTCAGCCTTCATCCCTGAGCTCACCAGCTCTAGAAAGGGCTGGCAATAAGGCTgcagcagacagcactgctgagacAGCCCCAGCGGATAAGGATGCCGAGCCCTGCAAAAAGGAGGAGACAGAGCAG AAACACTCAGAAAAGCCGGAACCTGAAGAGCCACCACCACAGGTGCCCACTGTGAAAATccagacacagcagcagaacatcacCTTCCCACAGACCGCCCCTGAGCCACCAGCAGGCTCTGTACCAGTGGGCAGCCCACAGCTGATGCCCGCACACCGACCCAAGATGCCACTGCCTG TGGCAGCGGTGGAAACCAAGCTGGGCAAGAACAGGACAGAGGCAGAGGTGAAGCGGTTTACGGAGGAAAAGGAGCggctggagaaggagaaggatgAAATCCGGGCTCAGCTCACCCAGCTGCGCAAGGAGAGGCGGGAGTTGAAGGAGATGCTTGCAGGATGTACAG ACAAGAACctggagcagaggctgaaggagATAGATGAAGAgtgcaagaggaaagaaagccGAAGGGTAGACCTGGAGCTGAGCCTGGTAGAGGTGAAGGAGAACCTGAAGAAGGCAGAGTCTGGTCCTGTGACGTTGGGCACCACTGTGGACACCACGCACTTGGAGAATACAGCTCCCCGG ACTCAAACAAAACCTGCCAGTCCAGCAACTAGCGCAGAGAGCTCACCAGTCAACTCAGCAACGGCTCTGAAAAACAGGCCTTTGTCTGTCATGGTGACGGGGAAGGGGACAGTCCTACAGAAAGCTAAG gaatgggagaaaaaaggCGCAAGTTAG